In Parasegetibacter sp. NRK P23, the genomic stretch CATGCTTACACCCTGTTCGCTGCATACCGTGCGGAGGGAGGGAAGTTTGTCGCCGGGTTTCAATACCTCGTTCCGGATCTGTTTTTCCAGCGCCATGGCGATGCCTTCGTATAAAAGTTCTTTTTTCATATTTTAAACTGTACCCATTAAAAGTAGGAAAATTGTATCTGTTATTGTTTTGATTTTTTGAAGAATTTTGAATTCGGATAAGTACGATAGCTGCCGGGAAAGACTTTATAAATCGAGCATTATGAACAAAGCATTAACGCGTGCGTACCTTGCGCTGGCATTGGTATGTGTGGTTTGGGGCACCACTTATTTCTTCCTCCGGATCGGCGTGGAAACCATTCCCCCGTTTCTATTTTCAGGCGTGCGGCAAATGATCGCGGGCGGACTGCTCATCGCGCTCCTGGTACTCAGTGGTCATTTAAAAGGATTCAACTGGAAGGTGTTGATGCACCAATCCATTCCGGGCATCCTGATGATTTCGTTGGGCAATGGCGTGGTGGGGTGGAGCGAACAGTTCATCCCCAGCGGACTTGCGGCGCTCATCGTTTCTATTATGCCCGTGTATATCGTGTTCATCGCATTTGTTTCCGGGGCCGACCGCCGCGCATTGAATGGCAGTATTCTGTTGGGGTTGTTCCTGGGTTCTTTGGGCATCGTGCTCATGTTCAGCGATAACCTTTCCGACCTTGCCAACCCCAGCTATTTCTCAGGCATGGTAATGGCTTTTATCGCCGCGCTGGCCTGGGCTTCGGGTAGTGTGTACTCCAAATACAGGCCTTCCGGCGCGGGCGCTATGGTGAACGCAGCCGCGCAAATGATTTCCGGCGGCTTCTTCCTGCTGCTGATGAGTTTTTTCCTGGATGATTATTCCAGGC encodes the following:
- a CDS encoding EamA family transporter → MNKALTRAYLALALVCVVWGTTYFFLRIGVETIPPFLFSGVRQMIAGGLLIALLVLSGHLKGFNWKVLMHQSIPGILMISLGNGVVGWSEQFIPSGLAALIVSIMPVYIVFIAFVSGADRRALNGSILLGLFLGSLGIVLMFSDNLSDLANPSYFSGMVMAFIAALAWASGSVYSKYRPSGAGAMVNAAAQMISGGFFLLLMSFFLDDYSRLAHVSSESIWSLIYLIVAGSLLTYPCFIYALEKLPVGLSSIYAYINPFIALLLGFFFLGEKLTWITSLALLAAVGGVFFINRGYRVPRIGKNKIAVSKI